In Bufo gargarizans isolate SCDJY-AF-19 chromosome 6, ASM1485885v1, whole genome shotgun sequence, a single genomic region encodes these proteins:
- the LOC122940154 gene encoding MMS19 nucleotide excision repair protein homolog produces MAEAQESLWGLVEEFVSGQQDSRAAEVAAGVKDGAFTVLQVVEALGSCLASPEPRTRGRGVQLLSQVLLQCYANLKEKEVEVLVVFYENRLKDHHVIIPHVLHGLKALSMSVVFPPGRVVSVLKSIFQEVHVQSLMQLDRHTVYRIITNFMNNREEELKSLGADFTFGFIQVMDGEKDPRNLLVAFQIVQNIITKNYSLGPFVEELFEVTSCYFPIDFTPPSNDPHGITREDLILGLRAVLASTPRFAEFLLPLLIEKMDSDVQSSKVDAMQTLTAACALYEQKELKEFLSGLWSSIRREVFQTASDKVEAEGLAALHALSACLSRSVLGPDSEDLLNTFLTNILQDCKHHLCEPDMKLVWPSAKLLQAAAGASPRACLKVTCNVLPLLLEQYNQHEQSSHRRTILEMTLGFLKLQSKWLPEEEENGLSQFKDPLCSMVFSAVTDPSPQLHQVAVKTLTVLGTHQGFLSSGDIDLVVDHLTRLILEEADAQSCQAAIESLGSLARVHPAAFTSRMVPQLCSRLQTVPMEGADHPASVVPQHSIWQRCLEALAAVSTHYSIVQETVPILLDYVRQSQKGERSAEDVVTVCKSLHLVAVLCQENAESLCYYHQKVVPCLLSLTIQAAMQDRGDAADLHVLLHDSLLTAMASLIIASTTRLSPELQSSSVSQVVNLFLDGDVSILTENSFTSKFLPFQVDGPAATQSRLVALLMAYVCSLPRNVEIPHLSRLLQDLLSLSLAGCCAFAFTSAAKCFAGLINKCPAGEQLDDILQSASHELTSGLEDESRRTQAVTLLAWVTKALILRYHPMNGQLTNKMIGLLSDRDLGPLAADMFSLLVSDSPDILNKACHADIRIMFRQRFFTENVPKLVQGFHAANGDDKPNFLKALSHVLNCLPKQVLVTELPSLISLLLEALSCPDDVVQLSTLTCLEPLLLDAADILSVHIDTLISRLLRLTCSPSMAVRITALKCMLALPKLPLPMLLPYKQQVIRALAKPLDDKKRLVRKEAVEARCQWFLLGSPGS; encoded by the exons GTCCTGTCTGGCAAGCCCTGAACCCAGGACTAGAGGGCGAGGCGTTCAGCTCCTCTCACAGGTCTTACTACAGTGTTATGCCAACCTGAAAGAAAAAGAAG TGGAGGTCTTAGTTGTGTTTTATGAAAACAGACTGAAGGATCACCACGTCATTATACCACATGTCCTCCATGGACTCAAAGCGCTG AGTATGTCTGTGGTCTTCCCCCCGGGGCGCGTGGTGTCGGTACTGAAATCCATATTCCAGGAAGTCCACGTTCAG TCTTTAATGCAACTTGACCGTCACACAGTCTATAGGATCATCACCAATTTTATGAACAACCGGGAAGAAG AGCTAAAGAGCCTTGGAGCAGATTTCACATTTGGGTTTATTCAAGTCATGGATGGAGAAAAGGATCCAAGGAATCTTCTGGTGGCCTTCCAGATTGTACAGAACATCATTACGAAGAACTATTCTCTTG GTCCATTTGTGGAGGAATTATTTGAAGTGACGTCCTGTtacttccccattgacttcacccCT CCATCCAATGATCCACATGGAATTACCAGAGAAGATCTGATACTGGGCCTCCGAGCTGTGCTGGCGTCTACGCCTCGTTTTGCTGAG TTTCTGCTTCCGCTGCTGATTGAGAAAATGGATTCTGACGTACAAAGTTCCAAAGTGGATGCAATGCAAACATTG ACTGCGGCATGTGCGCTGTATGAACAGAAAGAACTGAAAGAGTTTCTGTCTGGCCTTTGGTCTTCCATCCGCAGAGAG GTATTTCAGACAGCGAGTGACAAGGTTGAAGCTGAAGGCCTGGCCGCTCTCCATGCTCTGTCCGCCTGCCTGTCCCGCTCCGTCCTAGGTCCAGACTCTGAAGATTTATTAAATACTTTCTTAACCAATATCTTGCAAG ACTGCAAGCATCATTTGTGTGAGCCAGATATGAAGCTGGTATGGCCCAGTGCTAAACTACTACAGGCGGCCGCTGGTGCCTCCCCCCGGGCCTGTCTAAAGGTGACCTGTAATGTCCTGCCACTGCTTCTGGAGCAGTATAACCAGCATGAACAG AGCAGCCATCGTAGGACAATACTGGAGATGACGCTGGGATTCCTCAAGCTGCAGAGCAAATGGCTTCCAGAAGAGG aaGAGAATGGGCTGAGTCAATTCAAAGACCCCCTGTGCAGTATGGTGTTCTCCGCAGTCACTGATCCCAGTCCACAGCTCCATCAAGTAGCCGTAAAAACTCTCACCGTGTTGGGCACACACCAAG GTTTCTTATCATCTGGTGACATTGATCTGGTGGTTGACCACTTGACCCGGCTTATCCTGGAAGAAGCAGATGCTCAGAGCTG CCAGGCTGCGATTGAATCTTTAGGATCATTGGCCCGAGTTCACCCTGCAGCGTTTACCAGTCGTATGGTGCCTCAGCTCTGTTCAAGGCTGCAAACAG TGCCTATGGAGGGTGCTGATCACCCTGCCAGCGTTGTACCCCAGCACAGTATATGGCAGCGCTGTCTTGAAGCCTTAGCTGCAGTGTCTACACATTACAGTATTGTTCAAGAGACTGTGCCAATACTACTGGATTATGTGCGACAATCACAAAAAG GAGAAAGAAGTGCAGAAGATGTGGTCACTGTGTGCAAGAGCCTTCATCTTGTCGCAGTGCTGTGCCAAGAAAACGCAGAGTCTCTCTGTTACTATCACCAGAAAGTGGTGCCCTGTCTGCTGTCCCTGACCATACAGGCTGCAATGCAAG ACAGGGGGGATGCAGCAGATCTTCACGTCCTCCTCCATGACAGCCTCCTTACAGCTATGGCGTCATTAATCATTGCGTCCACCACACGCCTCAGCCCTGA GTTACAGTCTTCAAGTGTTTCCCAGGTTGTAAACCTGTTTCTGGATGGGGATGTCTCCATTCTTACAGAGAATAGCTTTACCTCCAAGTTCCTTCCTTTCCAG GTTGATGGACCGGCAGCCACTCAGAGCCGCCTAGTTGCGCTGCTTATGGCTTATGTCTGCTCATTGCCAAGAAAT GTGGAGATCCCACACCTGAGCCGCTTGCTGCAGGATTTGCTGTCCCTGAGCCTCGCTGGATGCTGTGCCTTTGCTTTCACATCTGCTGCTAAATGCTTTGCTGGTCTGATAAATAAATGTCCTGCAG GGGAGCAGCTTGATGATATTCTTCAGAGTGCGTCTCACGAACTGACGTCAGGACTGGAAGATGAAAGCAGAAGAACTCAGGCTGTGACGCTGCTTGCTTGG GTAACCAAAGCTTTGATACTACGGTACCATCCCATGAATGGACAGCTCACTAACAAG ATGATCGGTTTGTTGTCTGACAGAGATCTCGGACCCCTGGCTGCTGACATGTTCTCTCTTCTCGTCTCCGATTCTCCTGATATCCTTAACAAAGCATGTCACGCCGATATCCGCATCATGTTCCGCCAGAGATTCTTCACGGAGAATGTGCCCAAACTGGTGCAGGGTTTCCATGCTGCTAATGGAG ACGACAAGCCCAATTTCCTAAAAGCCTTGTCCCATGTGCTGAACTGTCTGCCAAAGCAAGTTCTCGTCACAGAACTCCCATCG TTGATCTCCTTGCTGCTCGAGGCTTTATCCTGCCCTGACGATGTGGTTCAGCTTTCCACACTGACCTGTCTGGAGCCACTACTTCTAGATGCTGCTGACATATTGAGTGTTCATATAGATACCCTCATCTCAAGGCTCCTCCGCCTGACGTGTAGCCCCAGCATG GCGGTGAGGATTACAGCTCTAAAGTGTATGCTGGCCCTTCCAAAGCTCCCTTTGCCtatg CTCCTGCCTTACAAGCAACAAGTGATCCGTGCCTTAGCTAAACCGCTTGATGATAAGAAGAGACTAGTTAGGAAGGAGGCTGTTGAGGCCCGATGCCAGTG GTTCCTGCTCGGGAGCCCCGGCAGCTGA